The proteins below are encoded in one region of Helianthus annuus cultivar XRQ/B chromosome 2, HanXRQr2.0-SUNRISE, whole genome shotgun sequence:
- the LOC110921433 gene encoding copper chaperone for superoxide dismutase, chloroplastic/cytosolic, with product MGFLRTVAAASTTTAITAALTLNSISPSSSSSHNNHNFTKPFFNQPFSSPNRFGLIKNLTSPPSALHMDTKQAPKLDAELPEVMTEFMVDMSCEGCVKAVKNKLQTVNGIKSVDVDLSNQVVRIFGSSPVKTMAEALEQTGRKARLIGQGLPGDVLITAAVAEFKGPQIFGVVRLAQVSMELARIEANFSGLSPGKHGWSINEFGDLTRGAASTGKVFNPVNQLSEEKALGDLGTLEADENGEAFFSGVKKNLKIADLIGRAIAVYENEDRGDAGLAAAVVARSAGVGENYKKLCTCDGTTIWEATNADYVSSKV from the exons ATGGGTTTTCTTAGAACAGTTGCAGCAGCGTCAACAACTACGGCCATTACAGCAGCACTCACCCTTAACTCCATTTCACCATCTTCATCCTCATCACACAATAATCACAACTTCACAAAACCCTTTTTCAATCAACCCTTTTCATCCCCAAATCGTTTCGGCCTCATCAAGAATCTCACCAGCCCCCCTTCTGCTCTTCACATGGACACTAAACAGGCTCCAAAG CTTGATGCGGAATTGCCGGAAGTTATG ACAGAGTTCATGGTGGATATGAGTTGTGAAGGTTGTGTTAAAGCTGTCAAGAATAAGTTGCAAACAGTCAATG GAATTAAGAGCGTTGATGTGGATTTGAGCAATCAAGTAGTTAGAATTTTTGGGTCTTCACCGGTTAAGACCATGGCTGAAGCCTTGGAGCAGACCGGTAGGAAAGCCCGGCTAATTGGTCAAGGGTTACCAGGAG ATGTCTTAATTACTGCTGCTGTTGCTGAATTCAAAGGCCCACAAATATTTGGGGTGGTCCGTCTGGCCCAAGTGAGTATGGAATTGGCTAGAATCGAAGCCAACTTCAGTGGGTTGTCACCTGGAAAACACGGTTGGTCCATCAACGAATTCGGTGATCTTACTCGAGGTGCCGCCAGTACTGGCAAAGTGTTTAATCCTGTTAATCAGCTCTCAGAAGAAAAG GCGCTCGGTGACCTGGGAACACTAGAGGCTGATGAGAACGGTGAAGCGTTCTTCTCGGGTGTGAAAAAGAACCTTAAAATCGCGGATCTTATTGGTCGAGCAATAGCGGTGTATGAAAATGAAGACAGAGGTGATGCTGGGCTTGCGGCAGCGGTTGTAGCAAGAAGTGCAGGAGTTGGTGAGAACTACAAGAAGCTCTGCACCTGTGATGGCACCACCATTTGGGAAGCAACCAATGCTGATTATGTATCCAGTAAAGTTTAA
- the LOC118486749 gene encoding uncharacterized protein LOC118486749 isoform X2 has translation MSSSISKATLNCQQLYRLTYRILNMNSLHFILLSLLFLPLAFSAVAAVEFYFSSPTKFDPFNLILFKTIIASSQNLLTLKTLITILTFICFIVLPTVAGIALITFSTNQAMQYKPLTFSSALKSLGRSYTPLLYTVVAGAISVIILFLAFTLSSIAVNKGVKALGLGLDIYVVFSTFVNLIFSYGLAFTILFFITIWGSAAAITVLESKSGFKALQQSANQSTEFRRYSFSIVYFTGLVGGSALACSAVLQVSGPEANWIMIVKFGAIYLTSSVMILMYVVGNTVLYEQCKVASGEEVAMTAVKGEVSGEYVRLLVNDTESEEYFNGGFNHLWCFLAFVRVILLWVPVVSY, from the exons ATGTCTTCCTCCATCTCCAAAGCAACCCTCAACTGCCAACAACTCTATCGTCTAACATACCGAATCCTCAACATGAATTCCCTCCATTTCATCCTCCTCTCCCTCCTCTTCCTCCCCCTCGCGTTCTCTGCCGTTGCAGCCGTTGAATTCTACTTCTCCTCCCCAACCAAATTCGACCCATTCAACCTCATCCTCTTCAAAACCATAATCGCCTCTTCTCAAAATCTACTCACTCTAAAAACTCTAATTACAATTCTCACCTTCATCTGCTTCATCGTC CTCCCCACCGTCGCGGGCATAGCGTTAATCACCTTTAGCACAAACCAGGCCATGCAATATAAACCTCTCACCTTCTCCTCTGCTCTCAAATCGCTCGGGCGTTCATACACCCCTCTTCTCTACACAGTCGTGGCAGGTGCAATAAGCGTAATCATCCTTTTCCTCGCATTTACCCTTTCCTCAATCGCAGTCAACAAAGGAGTTAAAGCGTTAGGGTTGGGTTTAGATATATACGTTGTTTTTTCAACCTTTGTAAACTTGATCTTTTCATATGGTTTAGCATTCACTATATTATTCTTCATAACAATATGGGGATCAGCAGCCGCGATCACAGTGTTGGAATCAAAATCAGGATTCAAGGCTCTACAACAAAGCGCGAATCAATCAACTGAGTTTCGACGCTACTCGTTTTCCATAGTGTACTTCACAGGATTGGTAGGCGGCTCAGCGCTAGCGTGTTCGGCCGTTCTCCAAGTTTCAGGACCGGAAGCAAACTGGATCATGATTGTGAAATTCGGAGCCATTTATTTGACATCATCGGTGATGATTTTGATGTATGTGGTGGGGAACACGGTGTTGTATGAGCAGTGCAAGGTAGCCAGTGGGGAAGAGGTTGCAATGACGGCGGTGAAAGGGGAGGTTTCTGGCGAGTATGTTAGGCTGCTTGTGAATGATACAGAGAGTGAGGAgtactttaatggaggttttaaccacttgtgGTGTTTTTTAGCATTTGTTCGGGTAATTTTACTTTGGGTGCCAGTTGTTTCatactga
- the LOC118486749 gene encoding uncharacterized protein LOC118486749 isoform X1: protein MSSSISKATLNCQQLYRLTYRILNMNSLHFILLSLLFLPLAFSAVAAVEFYFSSPTKFDPFNLILFKTIIASSQNLLTLKTLITILTFICFIVLPTVAGIALITFSTNQAMQYKPLTFSSALKSLGRSYTPLLYTVVAGAISVIILFLAFTLSSIAVNKGVKALGLGLDIYVVFSTFVNLIFSYGLAFTILFFITIWGSAAAITVLESKSGFKALQQSANQSTEFRRYSFSIVYFTGLVGGSALACSAVLQVSGPEANWIMIVKFGAIYLTSSVMILMYVVGNTVLYEQCKVASGEEVAMTAVKGEVSGEYVRLLVNDTESEEYFNGGFNHLWCFLAFVRVILLWVPVVSY from the exons ATGTCTTCCTCCATCTCCAAAGCAACCCTCAACTGCCAACAACTCTATCGTCTAACATACCGAATCCTCAACATGAATTCCCTCCATTTCATCCTCCTCTCCCTCCTCTTCCTCCCCCTCGCGTTCTCTGCCGTTGCAGCCGTTGAATTCTACTTCTCCTCCCCAACCAAATTCGACCCATTCAACCTCATCCTCTTCAAAACCATAATCGCCTCTTCTCAAAATCTACTCACTCTAAAAACTCTAATTACAATTCTCACCTTCATCTGCTTCATCGTCCTCC CCACCGTCGCGGGCATAGCGTTAATCACCTTTAGCACAAACCAGGCCATGCAATATAAACCTCTCACCTTCTCCTCTGCTCTCAAATCGCTCGGGCGTTCATACACCCCTCTTCTCTACACAGTCGTGGCAGGTGCAATAAGCGTAATCATCCTTTTCCTCGCATTTACCCTTTCCTCAATCGCAGTCAACAAAGGAGTTAAAGCGTTAGGGTTGGGTTTAGATATATACGTTGTTTTTTCAACCTTTGTAAACTTGATCTTTTCATATGGTTTAGCATTCACTATATTATTCTTCATAACAATATGGGGATCAGCAGCCGCGATCACAGTGTTGGAATCAAAATCAGGATTCAAGGCTCTACAACAAAGCGCGAATCAATCAACTGAGTTTCGACGCTACTCGTTTTCCATAGTGTACTTCACAGGATTGGTAGGCGGCTCAGCGCTAGCGTGTTCGGCCGTTCTCCAAGTTTCAGGACCGGAAGCAAACTGGATCATGATTGTGAAATTCGGAGCCATTTATTTGACATCATCGGTGATGATTTTGATGTATGTGGTGGGGAACACGGTGTTGTATGAGCAGTGCAAGGTAGCCAGTGGGGAAGAGGTTGCAATGACGGCGGTGAAAGGGGAGGTTTCTGGCGAGTATGTTAGGCTGCTTGTGAATGATACAGAGAGTGAGGAgtactttaatggaggttttaaccacttgtgGTGTTTTTTAGCATTTGTTCGGGTAATTTTACTTTGGGTGCCAGTTGTTTCatactga
- the LOC110921442 gene encoding probable sugar phosphate/phosphate translocator At1g12500, protein MVESQSYTTRRSSNPRFETIIPIPTTPTNEVRFGTSSNIFTTTTILPPPLLTTLIILSWYLSNIVVLLLNKYLLTFSSFKFPIFLTMLHMLSCTFYSFISIHFFHLVPFQHISSKNQLSKIFLLSAIFSFSVVCGNTSLKYLPVSFNQAIGATTPFFTAIFAFLITWQGESIQVYLALLPVVVGIVIACNSEPLFHLFGFMLCVGSTAGRALKSVVQGLLLTSDSEKLNSMNLLLYMAPMAAVILLPISLCIEGNVMAKTVEKARNDSVLVWLLVGNATVAYLVNLSNFLVTKHTSALTLQVLGNAKAAVAAVVSVLVFKNPVTVLGVSGFGVTIMGVVLYSEAKRRLKVTAH, encoded by the coding sequence ATGGTGGAATCCCAATCCTACACCACTCGCCGGAGCAGCAACCCCAGATTCGAAACCATCATCCCCATCCCCACCACACCCACCAACGAAGTCCGTTTTGGCACTTCTTCCAAcatcttcaccaccaccaccatcctccccCCACCCCTCCTCACCACCCTCATCATCCTCTCATGGTACCTCTCCAACATCGTCGTCCTCCTCTTAAACAAATACCTCCTCACCTTCTCCTCCTTCAAGTTCCCCATCTTCCTCACCATGCTCCACATGCTCTCCTGCACCTTCTACTCCTTCATCTCCATCCACTTCTTCCATCTTGTCCCATTCCAACACATCTCTTCCAAAAACCAACTTTCCAAAATCTTCTTACTCTCCGctatcttctctttctctgtcGTTTGCGGCAACACTTCACTTAAATACCTCCCCGTCTCATTCAACCAAGCCATCGGCGCTACGACGCCGTTTTTCACTGCGATATTCGCCTTCTTGATTACCTGGCAAGGTGAATCTATTCAAGTTTATCTTGCTTTGTTACCGGTTGTGGTTGGGATTGTTATTGCTTGCAACAGCGAGCCCTTGTTTCATTTGTTTGGATTTATGTTGTGTGTCGGTTCGACCGCTGGTCGGGCGTTGAAGTCGGTTGTGCAAGGGTTACTCCTGACCTCGGATTCGGAGAAGCTGAATTCGATGAATTTGTTGTTGTATATGGCGCCGATGGCGGCGGTTATATTGCTGCCGATTAGTTTGTGTATAGAAGGGAATGTGATGGCGAAAACGGTCGAGAAGGCGAGGAATGATTCGGTTTTGGTGTGGTTATTGGTTGGGAATGCGACGGTTGCGTATTTGGTGAATTTGAGTAACTTTTTGGTTACGAAGCATACGAGTGCGTTGACGTTGCAGGTGCTTGGGAATGCGAAGGCTGCGGTGGCTGCGGTTGTGTCGGTTTTGGTTTTTAAGAATCCAGTGACGGTTTTGGGGGTTTCGGGGTTTGGGGTTACGATAATGGGAGTGGTCCTCTATAGTGAGGCTAAGAGGAGATTGAAAGTTACAGCTCATTGA